A section of the Candidatus Binatia bacterium genome encodes:
- the pilM gene encoding pilus assembly protein PilM, translating into MAAGPSWVDRVSRVLSTSLSELNPFRGEEPYIAVDIGSSTIKLVEVLGKRNEVRVEALAVVPTPSTAVQNNMVVEIEPVAELVRAACSEHGFRAKKAITAVPGPAVIIKRFPMMVHGEKELEAAVLAEAGNFIPEDLENVNLDYQVTQFGGEGQPAQVLVVAAKKEIVSSYSETLRGAGLLPVVVDVDYFALGNMFELNYEPAMGRTIALVNIGARYSAISIVKDSESAFTHDVAVGGRDITESLAQDLGISFEEAEAIKTGRSFDHDLAEHAAAVMEAATAAVVDEIHHALTFFWMGSGEETIDQVYLSGGAARVAGMAEQLAERMGVPVELATPFARMALGANVDRQLALQRAPEFAVAVGLAMRRPNDK; encoded by the coding sequence ATGGCGGCTGGGCCAAGCTGGGTTGATCGTGTGAGCCGTGTGCTTTCCACTTCTCTGTCCGAGCTCAACCCGTTTCGGGGGGAAGAGCCTTACATCGCTGTGGACATTGGCTCGAGCACAATCAAGTTGGTCGAGGTGCTGGGCAAGCGCAACGAAGTCCGCGTGGAAGCTTTGGCGGTGGTACCTACCCCGTCGACAGCGGTCCAGAACAATATGGTGGTGGAAATCGAGCCGGTGGCCGAGCTTGTTCGTGCCGCCTGTAGCGAGCACGGCTTCCGGGCCAAGAAGGCCATTACGGCTGTTCCGGGTCCGGCGGTCATCATCAAGCGCTTTCCCATGATGGTGCACGGAGAAAAAGAACTCGAAGCGGCCGTGTTGGCAGAGGCGGGCAACTTCATCCCCGAGGACTTGGAGAACGTCAACCTCGATTATCAGGTCACTCAGTTCGGCGGCGAGGGGCAGCCCGCCCAAGTTCTCGTCGTGGCGGCAAAGAAAGAAATCGTCAGCAGTTACTCCGAGACGCTGCGGGGTGCGGGACTTTTGCCCGTGGTGGTGGACGTGGACTACTTTGCTCTCGGTAACATGTTCGAGTTGAATTACGAGCCAGCGATGGGTCGTACGATCGCGCTGGTGAACATTGGTGCCCGCTATTCGGCCATTAGTATCGTCAAAGATTCAGAGTCTGCCTTCACGCACGATGTCGCGGTGGGCGGGCGCGACATCACGGAAAGTCTCGCCCAAGATTTGGGAATTTCCTTCGAGGAGGCAGAGGCGATCAAGACTGGCCGTTCTTTCGATCACGATCTTGCAGAGCATGCCGCAGCGGTAATGGAGGCGGCAACTGCGGCGGTTGTGGACGAAATTCACCACGCCCTGACCTTTTTCTGGATGGGCTCGGGCGAAGAGACCATTGATCAAGTGTACTTGAGTGGTGGCGCGGCTCGGGTTGCCGGCATGGCAGAACAGCTTGCGGAGCGAATGGGCGTTCCGGTGGAGCTGGCAACTCCGTTTGCCCGCATGGCTTTGGGCGCGAACGTCGACCGCCAGTTGGCGTTGCAACGTGCTCCCGAATTCGCGGTGGCGGTCGGTTTGGCGATGCGGAGGCCCAACGACAAATGA